From the Misgurnus anguillicaudatus chromosome 17, ASM2758022v2, whole genome shotgun sequence genome, one window contains:
- the obsl1b gene encoding obscurin isoform X3 codes for MDVFGGAPRFLAYPRPVVVQSGTDAVLKCQIGGDPRPAVIWERNNEKIHPEGKYRVFEDGNVYNLIITSVTLEDSGQYICKAKNCIGETYAAATLKVEGEAQELELREENKPRFLIKPLSTRVGRGEDAMFSCKLWGKPRPEVMWEKDGKKLNEIFESTHFSVSYQDGGWFQLKIFKTRAPDGGVYTCKARNEFGESLAGAVLLVDAGPGHEDEGNRNGYTNPHWKAHQGKQRSGRQVAARHNPLPNIAKVKMFAVTEGKHAKFRCYVTGKPKPEILWRKDGRLILSGRRYLLYEDREGYFTLKVLYCKQQDNGVYVCSASNTAGQTLSAVHLIVKEPLVRFKQPLNDLQVWERDLAVLECEVPEDSVPITWYLEDRRLQPGAKYGMEEWGTKRRLTIRDIGVDDDGIYLCEMADGGRSIAEVAVKGTIVRKLPRKVDVLEGENAAFCAEVEAEEMDIHWYKDGTELRETHQTILKSFGRTHILVFVNTTTQDSGLVTFYVGRSKTSSQLRVKAARHCPPSCPIGVQINTERANAALLSWFPAQDSRKNPPSGYIIERKEVGSQEWLQCLTTDTATAVEILGDSVPCEADYRFRICSVNKYGRSGNVEFPRAVHLVPVARIQAPLQDALVPEGQDACFSIELSASVIGTWFLNGNQLQDDERFSIRRTRTHQSLRIRGVRETDNGAEITFIAYGIRDSAALYIQAPLVKFTPLSEMDRNKFVESGNPIVLYCELSNPEVPVRWYKNGVELHSTEGLHIQAEGTMRRIVIQSADFANSGVYSCDAIDDVIRFNVEVEAPPVRFSVLPDVERNKSPEAGSTMTLQCELSDPLAQVSWYKDGVKLLPEDGLDIKSEGKTRKLTVQSTEFYHSGVYSCKTRGDAVHFNVEVKAPPVRFLAVPEEKLRTCIEAGCPIVLQCEISESAAQVHWYKDGDQLLVESGVDFISEGCMRTLSIQTAQLSHAGVYTCTTKDDVIKFHVDVQAAPVRFSAVPDAEKSICTEAGGCFELRCKVSDPKVHVCWFHNDVEIKPETGLDIQSDGDVRKLIVESAEPSHSGLYRCETSDDSVQFIVDIKELPVMFSALPETVKNQLFEADYPTDLHCEISDPSAKEFCYKDGVELISKSPTHIKSECTRKTLAVKTAQTSNSGWYDSVRTDDAIQFNVQDQVPAKKFLAVPEDEKTKSTDETEPVALHCEILDPVPYIHQARDEKEKIMIAEREGQAAAQSEHEVRLDESKETVRKLPETSVFDECLIQMAPDVPIRFEMDQAELSHYEVCSGETYDDPCTVDIKEEILRQSGLEHEAEIRCEADNKKLAEERPGKNSEIQRNSVSPSVSIPTTFRFIDEEPKIQPKKLERNISISHAEGSNHIKTQESTLDYDVLSYKVDVEASRKNSPPICEMDESLPVDPDSSSVLLIENSKHMTQDQTISCQQVGTKMISHNPTRKEFVQSAETCLSAACKTDAKDQSIVYQEKVKDNLSPQPEEPVCKEDLFTQPSKAKGVTPIESDSPVDLRISRLDSSLEDEIQFYFQNGYEIQTEEGVQKPIVPASDFGHSGVHDNKTMDDDIIFKVDVKATSLQKSTTHDTERNMSIGEKDNANYPQPELSSTMTEVSSYKKGKELHQQCDIVTHSEETFTALVVKSDEPSHSGLHACEMDEVTVQCAVDLPELSVAPSVKFSTVPDSQRTKCIESGGPFKLQCEVSDPNAQVWWYKDGNEVLPQDGLIILSDGAIRTLSVETAELYHSGTYSCQTNNDGITFHVEIKAPPPNFIPVSEEEKNKSTEVGSSIVLKCELSDANAQVLWCKDGTELSPNSGLDFQRDGNMRKLTVQSAQLSDTGHYTCHVPVPPVRFSKLPEIARNKFIEAGCPIILQCEISDPTSQVCWLKDGVQLQEQTGLDIQSEGTMRTMIIQSAEPKHSGIYSCEAVDDRIAFKVDVAVPPAMFSAVPETEKNKSFEAGCPIILQCEISDPTALVQWYKDGLQLLPQSGVNIQTEHTTRTLVIQSAKLSDSGFYSCNTADDISEFFVDVKAPPVTFAYISEDDLHRNIVEQDNLLLYCEVSRSDAVAQWYKDGVEIKSTDNVLIEVENIVRRLIILSAQLSDSGTYTCRAGDNALIFKVNVREPPVMIVYPKEDVHLDRHVPEEIVLSCELSRSNGKVTWYKDGQKLQESENIKLKAEGPYRRLKILHSGIEDSGEYVCDTADDSIFFNLTIKEPPVRIISPSQSQMELCQQTSERMVLSCEISRPNAVVRWYRDGLEVEESNSLILEVDSVYRRLIIPKPTVKDSAEYVCDTADDSVTFIVNIAEPPVRFIRPRKMAYGVEKLVGDTLVLECEVSRANAEVSWKREGEEIDENSNVTIIEDGASRQLIIHSAALEDAGQYVCDARDDVMDFLVKIKEPPLTIMRKADIETKLHFLESDAIVLKCEISRPNGVVSWLKDNERIEGKEHFICEEEGTFRSLIVLSAELNDSGEYVCHTQDDKVVFSVTVEGTTWLNKKLNDDVPFCSFLPKKAPVSIIGNSEKPEHHTLNTGDDLVLQCEVSQANATVQWYHNGVLLHEDSRTHLESKHTMRKLVIRDLQTSDSGEYICDAIDDKMITMVFVQEPPFQFIKKDEQTNISAYEEDSVTLRATVNRANAPVKWQRGRDPIRGDRFHSTSDGNTHCLTINPLKRGDTGLYTCYVGSDEMNFSVNVKAIKVKFSKPLENVVGLKGCDVALKCELYTPKGDVQWLKDNQEIVPNRHFTIRAEGRVRSLTIHSVSEDDEGEYACESKDERTIATVVVNIPRIVEFVAELHNITVMEGENATFKCMVSPEDAHLAWFRNSQPISSNEKFHISSTGLCHVLQINNCQVSDSCKLTAEAEGVISRAILQVQEAQVFFTKSMESAVAEEYSDVTLEVEVSHEKGEVQWMRQGVVIHPGPKFTLKQNGRKRSITIHKLVLSDRGTYSCETLHDRTQARLSVEPRKIKIRKGLAEIQTYERETSSFEVELSHSNVEAVWQKNGHALKNNNRLRMTAKGRVHSLTISNLTLDDTGTYTFSVENIRSSAKLIVKEIPVSILKKLEDSRHPEGSGVTLECELSRHNVDVKWTKNGVQLKPGKNLRIYSMGRKCFLQILKCEQGDTGIYMCDAGDAKTSCSVDVYERELEILQGLEDLDIQEDQNAVFVCEVSLDDVPGEWFKNNERIKPTSTIKIRQEGTKHFLLICNVKGEDSGEIKFAAKNVESTAYLEVEALPANIVKPLQDKTALEKTRVVLDCTVANPRCSIRWYKGPNVILPSERFEICSEGCYRKLVIQQVQLEDEGIYSVQVGNYTSSAKLTVEAQSILIVNDLKDVEVIAPADACFACEVSLPEAKAPTWTLNGQTLHPGPKVVMEKVGTVHRLTLKQTSEEMSGTLCFIIGQAKSTAHLHVRSSH; via the exons ATGGATGTCTTTGGTGGTGCGCCACGGTTTCTGGCCTACCCTCGTCCTGTGGTTGTACAGAGCGGTACAGACGCAGTTCTGAAATGCCAGATTGGTGGAGACCCCAGACCTGCAGTCATATGGGAACGAAACAATGAGAAAATCCATCCAGAGGGCAAATACAGGGTGTTCGAGGATGGCAATGTCTACAACCTTATCATAACTTCAGTGACGCTGGAAGACAGCGGACAATATATCTGTAAAGCCAAGAATTGCATCGGAGAGACTTACGCAGCAGCTACTTTGAAAGTGGAAGGCGAGGCGCAGGAGCTGGAATTGCGGGAGGAAAACAAACCACGCTTTCTCATCAAACCCCTCTCAACTAGGGTTGGACGAGGAGAGGACGCCATGTTCTCCTGCAAGCTGTGGGGAAAACCACGGCCAGAAGTGATGTGGGAGAAAGATGGCAAAAAGTTGAATGAAATCTTTGAGAGCACACATTTTAGTGTCAGCTATCAGGATGGAGGATGGTTTCAGCTAAAGATTTTTAAGACACGGGCACCAGATGGAGGGGTGTACACGTGCAAGGCCCGCAATGAATTTGGAGAGAGTTTAGCAGGGGCCGTTCTGTTGGTGGATGCGGGACCGGGACATGAAGATGAAGGGAACCGTAATGGTTACACAAACCCCCACTGGAAAGCACATCAGGGAAAGCAGAGAAGTGGAAGGCAGGTTGCAGCAAGGCACAACCCGCTGCCAAACATTGCCAAAGTAAAAATGTTTGCGGTGACTGAAGGGAAGCATGCAAAGTTCCGCTGCTATGTAACAGGAAAGCCAAAACCAGAAATATTATGGAGGAAAGATGGAAGACTAATCTTGTCGGGCAGAAGGTATCTGCTGTACGAAGACAGGGAAGGCTACTTTACACTTAAAGTTCTTTACTGCAAACAACAGGACAATGGAGTCTATGTCTGTTCTGCTTCAAACACTGCAGGACAAACTCTGAGTGCCGTACACCTTATTGTTAAAG AGCCACTTGTGCGATTTAAACAACCACTAAATGACCTGCAAGTATGGGAGAGAGACTTAGCTGTTCTCGAGTGTGAAGTTCCTGAGGACTCTGTTCCAATCACATGGTATTTAGAAGACAGGAGGTTACAGCCAGGAGCCAAATATGGAATGGAGGAGTGGGGGACAAAGCGTAGACTCACAATTCGTGATATTGGAGTTGATGATGATGGGATATATCTCTGTGAGATGGCTGATGGGGGCAGAAGCATTGCTGAGGTAGCAGTCAAAG GAACCATTGTAAGAAAGCTGCCACGAAAAGTTGATGTTCTAGAAGGGGAAAATGCAGCATTCTGTGCAGAGGTTGAGGCAGAGGAAATGGACATTCATTGGTACAAAGATGGAACTGAGTTAAGGGAGACCCATCAGACCATCCTCAAATCCTTTGGAAGGACACATATTTTAGTCTTTGTCAACACCACAACGCAAGATTCTGGTTTGGTCACTTTCTATGTGGGTAGATCAAAGACATCATCTCAACTAAGGGTGAAAG CGGCAAGGCACTGTCCGCCAAGCTGTCCTATTGGGGTTCAGATCAACACAGAACGAGCAAATGCTGCCCTCCTTTCCTGGTTTCCAGCACAAGATTCTCGAAAGAATCCACCTTCAGGGTATATCATTGAGAGAAAAGAGGTTGGCTCCCAAGAGTGGCTACAATGCTTAACCACTGACACTGCAACCGCAGTGGAGATCCTCGGTGACAGCGTTCCATGCGAGGCCGACTACAGATTTCGCATATGCAGTGTCAACAAATATGGAAGGAGTGGAAATGTAGAGTTCCCTCGAGCTGTTCACCTTG TTCCAGTGGCCAGGATCCAAGCACCTCTACAAGATGCTTTAGTGCCAGAAGGCCAGGACGCTTGCTTTTCCATTGAGCTCTCTGCTTCAGTTATAGGCACTTGGTTTTTAAATGGAAACCAGCTTCAAGACGATGAGCGCTTCTCCATAAGACGTACACGAACACACCAGTCTCTACGCATTCGTGGGGTACGAGAGACAGACAATGGAGCAGAGATCACCTTCATTGCCTATGGAATTCGAGATTCAGCTGCTCTGTACATACAAG CTCCATTAGTAAAATTCACACCACTTTCTGAAATGGATCGAAACAAATTTGTGGAATCTGGCAACCCTATAGTGCTCTACTGTGAGCTGTCAAATCCTGAGGTCCCAGTTCGGTGGTATAAGAATGGTGTTGAACTTCATTCAACGGAAGGTCTGCACATTCAAGCAGAAGGAACAATGAGGAGGATTGTCATTCAATCAGCTGATTTCGCAAACTCAGGAGTTTATAGCTGTGATGCTATTGATGATGTCATCCGGTTTAATGTGGAGGTTGAGG CCCCACCAGTGAGGTTCTCAGTGCTACCAGATGTTGAAAGGAACAAGTCCCCTGAAGCAGGATCAACAATGACACTGCAATGTGAGCTCTCAGATCCACTTGCCCAGGTATCCTGGTACAAAGATGGAGTAAAACTCCTGCCAGAAGATGGACTAGACATCAAATCTGAAGGCAAAACGAGGAAACTGACTGTTCAGTCAACTGAATTTTACCACTCAGGGGTGTACAGCTGCAAGACAAGGGGCGATGCTGTCCACTTTAATGTGGAGGTTAAAG CCCCACCTGTGAGGTTCTTAGCTGTCCCCGAAGAAAAACTGAGAACATGCATCGAAGCAGGCTGTCCCATTGTTCTGCAATGCGAAATTTCAGAATCGGCTGCACAGGTCCATTGGTACAAAGATGGGGATCAGCTCCTTGTAGAATCTGGAGTAGATTTCATATCAGAGGGCTGCATGAGAACGCTCAGTATTCAGACAGCACAACTGTCTCATGCTGGAGTGTACACCTGCACAACTAAGGATGATGTCATCAAATTCCATGTGGACGTTCAAG CTGCACCAGTGAGGTTCTCAGCTGTTCCAGATGCTGAGAAGAGTATATGCACTGAAGCAGGTGGATGCTTTGAACTCCGCTGTAAGGTCTCAGACCCTAAGGTCCATGTCTGCTGGTTTCACAATGATGTAGAGATTAAGCCAGAGACTGGTTTGGATATTCAGTCTGATGGAGATGTAAGGAAACTGATAGTGGAGTCAGCTGAGCCCAGTCATTCTGGATTGTACCGTTGTGAAACATCTGATGATTCTGTCCAGTTCATTGTGGACATTAAAG AGTTACCAGTGATGTTCTCAGCCTTACCAGAGACTGTGAAGAACCAGCTGTTTGAAGCAGACTACCCTACTGATTTACACTGTGAGATCTCAGACCCAAGTGCCAAGGAGTTTTGTTACAAAGACGGTGTAGAGCTCATCTCAAAAAGTCCAACTCATATCAAATCGGAGTGTACCAGGAAGACATTAGCTGTCAAGACAGCACAGACCTCTAACTCTGGATGGTACGACAGTGTGAGAACGGATGATGCCATCCAGTTTAATGTACAAGACCAAG TGCCAGCAAAGAAATTTTTGGCTGTTCCCGAGGATGAGAAGACCAAAAGCACTGATGAAACGGAACCTGTTGCGCTACACTGTGAGATCTTGGATCCCGTTCCATACATCCATCAGGCAAGAGATGAGAAGGAGAAGATCATGATTGCAGAAAGAGAAGGGCAAGCTGCAGCTCAAAGTGAACATGAAGTTCGTTTAGATGAATCCAAAGAAACTGTAAGGAAGTTACCGGAAACATCTGTTTTTGACGAGTGTTTGATTCAGATGGCACCAGATGTTCCCATCCGGTTTGAAATGGACCAAG CAGAACTGTCTCACTATGAGGTGTGCAGTGGTGAGACCTATGATGACCCATGCACTGTGGATATTAAAG AAGAGATTCTCAGACAATCAGGATTAGAACATGAGGCTGAAATCAGATGTGAAGCAGACAACAAAAAGCTTGCAGAGGAAAGACCTGGAAAAAATTCAGAAATTCAGAGGAACTCAGTCTCTCCCTCAGTCTCCATTCCCACAACCTTCAGATTTATTGACGAGGAACCAAAGATACAACCAAAGAAATTGGAGAGAAATATTTCCATTTCCCATGCGGAAGGCTCTAACCATATCAAAACGCAAGAAAGTACCCTGGATTACGATGTCTTAAGTTATAAGGTGGATGTTGAAG CTTCGAGGAAGAACTCCCCACCAATTTGTGAAATGGATGAGAGCTTGCCCGTTGATCCAGACAGTTCCAGTGTACTACTAATTGAGAACTCTAAACACATGACCCAAGACCAAACTATATCCTGCCAACAAGTCGGGACAAAAATGATATCCCATAATCCCACAAGGAAAGAGTTTGTCCAGTCAGCAGAGACGTGTCTCAGCGCGGCGTGTAAGACTGACGCAAAGGATCAATCGATTGTATATCAAGAGAAAGTAAAAG ATAACTTGTCCCCTCAACCTGAAGAACCTGTTTGCAAAGAAGATTTATTTACACAACCATCTAAAGCTAAAGGGGTCACGCCCATTGAAAGTGATTCTCCAGTTGACTTGAGAATCAGTCGATTGGACTCTTCATTGGAGGATGAAATACAATTTTACTTTCAAAACGGATATGAGATTCAAACAGAGGAAGGTGTACAAAAACCGATTGTTCCAGCATCAGACTTTGGTCATTCAGGAGTTCATGACAACAAGACAATGGATGATGACATTATATTTAAGGTGGATGTCAAAG CTACATCCCTGCAAAAGTCTACTACCCATGACACTGAGAGGAACATGTCAATTGGTGAAAAAGATAATGCTAATTATCCACAACCTGAGCTATCAAGCACAATGACGGAAGTGAGCTCGTACAAAAAAGGCAAGGAACTCCATCAACAATGTGACATTGTCACCCATTCTGAGGAGACTTTTACAGCTCTTGTTGTCAAATCAGATGAACCGTCTCACTCTGGACTACATGCTTGTGAGATGGATGAGGTCACCGTGCAGTGTGCAGTGGACCTACCAG AACTGTCTGTAGCTCCATCTGTGAAGTTCTCCACTGTCCCTGATAGTCAACGGACCAAATGCATTGAGAGTGGAGGACCCTTTAAACTGCAATGTGAGGTCTCAGACCCCAATGCCCAAGTCTGGTGGTACAAAGATGGGAATGAGGTACTGCCTCAAGATGGCTTGATCATTTTGTCTGATGGAGCAATAAGAACCCTCTCTGTGGAAACTGCTGAATTATATCACAGTGGAACATACAGCTGCCAGACAAACAATGATGGCATCACATTCCATGTGGAAATCAAAG CTCCACCACCGAACTTCATACCAGTCTCAGAAGAGGAGAAGAACAAGTCAACTGAAGTAGGATCATCAATTGTTCTGAAATGTGAGCTATCAGATGCCAATGCTCAGGTTCTCTGGTGCAAAGATGGTACCGAACTGTCTCCAAACTCTGGGCTTGATTTCCAAAGAGATGGGAATATGAGGAAACTAACTGTTCAATCGGCACAGCTGTCTGATACGGGACACTACACCTGTCATGTTCCAG TTCCCCCTGTTAGGTTCTCAAAACTTCCAGAAATCGCAAGAAACAAGTTCATTGAAGCAGGCTGTCCAATTATCCTTCAGTGTGAAATCTCAGATCCTACTTCTCAAGTTTGCTGGCTCAAGGACGGAGTCCAGCTCCAAGAACAAACTGGACTTGACATCCAATCAGAGGGCACTATGAGGACAATGATTATCCAGTCAGCTGAGCCCAAACACTCAGGCATATACAGCTGTGAGGCTGTGGATGATCGCATAGCATTCAAGGTGGATGTTGCAG TTCCACCAGCGATGTTCTCAGCTGTTCCTGAGACTGAGAAGAACAAGTCCTTTGAAGCAGGCTGTCCAATCATTCTCCAATGTGAGATATCTGATCCTACAGCCCTGGTCCAATGGTACAAGGATGGATTACAGCTCCTGCCCCAGTCTGGCGTTAACATCCAAACAGAGCACACCACGCGGACACTGGTTATCCAATCAGCAAAATTATCCGACTCTGGTTTTTACAGTTGTAATACAGCTGATGATATCAGCGAATTTtttgtggatgttaaag CACCTCCTGTGACATTTGCTTATATCTCAGAAGACGATCTGCATAGAAATATTGTGGAACAAGACAATCTTCTCCTATATTGTGAGGTATCCAGGTCAGATGCTGTTGCACAATGGTACAAGGATGGAGTAGAGATAAAGTCAACCGACAATGTCCTTATAGAGGTAGAAAACATTGTACGCAGGCTTATCATCCTGTCAGCTCAACTTTCGGATTCTGGTACATATACCTGTCGTGCTGGAGATAATGCCTTAATATTTAAAGTCAATGTAAGAG AGCCTCCAGTGATGATTGTATATCCCAAGGAGGATGTCCACCTTGATCGGCATGTTCCTGAGGAAATTGTCCTCAGCTGTGAACTTTCACGTTCAAATGGAAAGGTGACATGGTACAAAGATGGACAGAAACTGCAGGAGAGTGAAAACATAAAGTTAAAAGCTGAGGGTCCATACAGACGGTTAAAAATTCTGCACAGTGGTATTGAGGACTCTGGAGAATATGTCTGCGATACAGCCGACGATTCAATATTCTTCAATCTAACCATAAAAG AACCGCCAGTGCGTATTATTTCTCCAAGCCAGTCCCAAATGGAACTTTGCCAACAGACATCCGAGAGGATGGTATTGAGCTGTGAAATCTCTAGACCAAATGCCGTTGTGCGCTGGTATCGTGATGGACTTGAAGTGGAGGAGAGCAACAGCCTAATACTGGAGGTTGACAGTGTCTATAGAAGACTTATTATTCCAAAACCTACAGTCAAAGACTCTGCAGAATATGTCTGTGACACAGCAGATGACTCGGTGACCTTCATTGTCAATATTGCAG AACCACCAGTTAGATTTATTCGGCCAAGGAAAATGGCCTATGGAGTGGAGAAACTGGTTGGAGACACGTTGGTCCTTGAGTGTGAGGTGTCTCGAGCAAATGCTGAAGTTAGCTGGAAAAGGGAGGGAGAAGAGATTGATGAAAACAGCAACGTAACCATCATAGAAGACGGAGCAAGTCGACAATTAATCATTCACTCGGCAGCTTTAGAGGATGCAGGCCAATACGTCTGTGATGCCAGAGATGATGTAATGGACTTCCTTGTAAAGATTAAAG AACCACCTTTGACAATTATGCGAAAGGCTGACATCGAGACAAAGCTGCATTTTCTTGAATCTGATGCCATCGTGCTTAAATGTGAGATCTCAAGACCAAACGGGGTGGTCAGTTGGCTTAAAGACAATGAGAGGATCGAGGGAAAGGAGCATTTCATCTGTGAAGAGGAAGGCACATTTAGATCTTTGATTGTCCTGAGTGCTGAGTTGAACGACTCAGGGGAGTATGTCTGTCATACACAGGATGATAAAGTCGTCTTCAGTGTTACTGTAGAAGGTACGACCTGGttaaacaaaaaactgaatgaTGATGTGCCTTTCTGTAGCTTTCTACCCAAGA AGGCGCCGGTGTCCATTATTGGGAATTCAGAGAAGCCAGAACACCACACTTTAAACACAGGAGACGACCTTGTCCTACAATGTGAAGTATCACAAGCAAATGCTACAGTTCAGTGGTACCACAATGGAGTTTTACTACATGAGGATTCACGTACACACTTGGAAAGCAAACACACAATGAGAAAGCTTGTGATACGAGATCTTCAAACATCTGACTCTGGAGAGTATATCTGTGATGCCATTGATGACAAAATGATAACTATGGTGTTTGTTCAAG AACCACCATTCCAATTCATCAAAAAAGatgaacaaacaaatatttCAGCCTATGAAGAAGACAGTGTAACACTACGTGCCACTGTTAATAGAGCCAATGCACCTGTGAAATGGCAGAGAGGTCGTGATCCAATCAGAGGTGATCGGTTCCATTCCACAAGTGATGGAAACACTCACTGCCTTACCATTAACCCACTCAAGAGAGGTGATACTGGACTGTACACATGTTATGTGGGATCTGATGAGATGAACTTCAGTGTCAATGTTAAAG CAATAAAGGTGAAATTCTCCAAACCACTGGAAAATGTAGTGGGACTCAAAGGTTGCGACGTGGCTTTGAAATGTGAACTATACACGCCAAAAGGAGATGTTCAGTGGCTGAAGGACAACCAAGAGATTGTGCCAAATAGACATTTTACAATCCGGGCTGAGGGCCGTGTGAGAAGTCTCACGATACACAGTGTATCAGAAGATGACGAGGGAGAATATGCTTGTGAATCCAAAGATGAAAGGACAATAGCTACAGTAGTGGTCAACA TTCCCCGAATTGTGGAGTTTGTAGCGGAGCTGCACAACATCACTGTCATGGAAGGAGAAAATGCCACATTTAAGTGTATGGTGTCTCCAGAGGATGCACACTTGGCCTGGTTTAGAAACAGCCAGCCAATTTCATCCAATGAAAAGTTCCACATTTCAAGCACTGGATTATGCCATGTGCTGCAGATCAATAATTGCCAAGTGTCAGACAGCTGCAAGCTGACCGCTGAGGCTGAAGGTGTGATTTCCAGAGCAATCCTTCAGGTCCAAG AGGCACAGGTGTTTTTTACGAAAAGCATGGAGTCGGCTGTGGCAGAAGAATACAGCGACGTGACGTTGGAGGTGGAGGTCAGCCATGAGAAAGGGGAGGTGCAGTGGATGAGACAAGGAGTAGTTATACATCCAGGGCCCAAGTTCACCCTGAAGCAGAATGGCCGAAAACGCTCTATCACAATCCACAAGCTCGTCCTTTCAGACCGGGGCACCTACAGCTGCGAAACGCTCCATGACCGCACGCAAGCCAGGCTTAGTGTGGAAC CAAGAAAAATCAAGATCCGAAAGGGTCTAGCTGAGATCCAGACTTATGAGCGAGAGACATCCTCTTTTGAGGTGGAGCTCTCTCATAGCAACGTAGAGGCCGTGTGGCAGAAGAATGGACACGCTCTTAAAAACAACAACCGTTTGCGTATGACTGCAAAGGGACGGGTGCACAGCCTCACCATCTCCAACCTGACCTTAGATGACACTGGCACTTACACATTCTCTGTTGAGAACATCAGATCATCAGCGAAATTGATTGTTAAAG AAATCCCAGTATCAATTTTGAAAAAGCTTGAGGATAGTAGGCACCCAGAGGGCTCTGGAGTGACTCTTGAATGCGAGCTGTCACGTCATAACGTAGACGTAAAGTGGACAAAG aatggagttcagcttaagccAGGAAAAAATCTCCGTATATACTCAATGGGAAGAAAATGCTTTCTACAGATCCTGAAGTGTGAACAGGGAGATACTGGTATATATATGTGCGATGCCGGGGATGCTAAAACATCCTGTTCAGTGGATGTATATG AAAGGGAGCTTGAGATATTGCAGGGTTTAGAGGATCTGGATATCCAAGAAGATCAGAATGCTGTGTTCGTGTGTGAAGTGTCCCTAGACGATGTTCCTGGAGAGTGGTTTAAAAACAACGAGAGGATTAAACCAACCAGCACCATTAAGATCCGCCAGGAAG GTACTAAGCACTTCCTCCTTATATGCAATGTCAAAGGAGAGGACTCTGGGGAGATCAAGTTTGCTGCCAAGAATGTTGAATCGACAGCTTACCTTGAGGTTGAAG CACTGCCAGCAAACATTGTGAAGCCACTTCAGGATAAAACCGCTCTGGAGAAAACTCGTGTCGTGCTGGATTGCACGGTGGCAAATCCCCGTTGCAGTATTCGCTGGTATAAGGGACCGAATGTCATCCTGCCCTCAGAGCGCTTTGAGATCTGCAGTGAGGGATGTTACCGAAAACTTGTGATTCAGCAGGTCCAGCTTGAGGATGAGGGCATCTATAGTGTTCAAGTTGGAAACTACACATCCTCAGCTAAACTTACTGTAGAAG CTCAGTCAATCCTTATAGTGAATGATCTTAAGGATGTGGAGGTAATTGCTCCTGCGGatgcatgctttgcatgtgAAGTGTCTTTGCCTGAGGCCAAGGCTCCTACCTGGACACTGAATGGACAGACGCTGCATCCGGGTCCTAAAGTTGTCATGGAGAAAGTGGGAACCGTCCATAGGCTCACTCTCAAACAGACGTCAGAGGAGATGAGTGGCACGCTGTGCTTTATCATTGGACAAGCCAAAAGCACTGCACATCTGCATGTCAGAA gTAGTCATTGA